The genomic window TCAAGTAATTCTCTAATTCTATCAATCTTATCATTATCAGTTCCTGTTTGTATACTCTTTACCAAATCATCTAAATCGAAATGACCGCCTTGCAAAACCATGCTAATTTCAAAATCGATTTTATCCGTATACTCAGCTAGTTCTTCGTGTTTCTTTTCGGCTAAGCAAACATCGCAAACACCACATTTGTCAGCTTTGCTTTCTCCAAAATAGGTTAATAGTTGAATACTTCTGCAAATTTCATTAGCAGCGTAAGCCAATACAGCTTTAATTTGGGTGCTTTGAATTTCCTTGCGCAACTGGATAAATTTAGCATCTACATCTAAATGTAGCATATCCATTCGAGAGGTAATAAACTGCAACTGCGGCTTGTCTGTTTGGGGCAAATAAGAGATGATGTTGTACTCTTGCAGCTTCTTCAAATAGGCAATTATATCATTGTAAGAAACTTTCAACCGGTTAGATAAATCGCTTTCTTTTATATTTACGTAACCGTCAAAAGCACCTCCATAAGAACGCTGAATGGTTTTTATCACAGGATCAAAAGCTGCATTTTCAATCTGAAAACGGTAAACGTCTTCGTGGCCTACACTAAACATCAGCCTTGATGGCATAAAGATATTTTCTGAAAGCACCAGATAACCATCGCGTTCTAAAAACTTTAATGCCGCCATAGTTTTAATTACCCCGATATTGAAACGCCTACAAAAATCGGCCAAGTCAAATTCAAAGCTTAAGCCCTCGCCTGCACCATAAGCCAATTGGTAGTAGTTGCCTAAATAGTGGTAAACTTTTTTGATTTCTTCAACCGATGGAAAACTATCAGTGTATTTTGCCTGCAATATCAACTGGTCGGCTCGGTTGGTCAATAAAACGCCGAAAGCTCTTTTTTCATCACGGCCTGCCCTACCTGCTTCTTGATAGTAAGCTTCTAAGCTTTCGGGCAAATCTAAATGCACCACAAAACGAACATCGGGCTTATCAATTCCCATCCCGAATGCGTTGGTTGCCACCATCACTCGGATTTTATCTTTCTTCCAATCTTCTTGTTTTTGGAAACGAATATCTTTCTCTAGACCTGCGTGGTAAAAATCTGCTGAAATTTGATTGCGCTGCAAGAACATAGCTACTTCGGCAGTTTCACGTCTATTTCTAACGTATACCAAACCACAGCCTTTTACATTTTTGCAGATGTCAATTAGTTTTTTGTGCTTATCATCAAGGTTAAAAACTACGTAACTGAGGTTCTTTCTCGCAAAACTCTTTACGAAAACCTGCGCATTTTTCAGTTTAAGTTTTTCGATGATGTCTGTTCTAACTTCTGGTGTGGCAGTTGCCGTTAAGGCTAATACTGGAACATCGGGAAGGATTTCTCTTAATTCTGCAATTTTTAAATAAGGAGGTCGAAAATCGTAACCCCATTGCGAGATACAATGTGCTTCGTCGATGGCAATTAAATTTACGTTCATATACGAAATACGTACACGAACCAATTCTGATAATAAACGTTCGGGAGATAAATAGAGAAACTTGATTTTTCCGTAAATGCAGTTATCCAACAGGATATCGATTTCTCGTTTGCCCATGCCCGCATAAATGGCTATAGCTTCAATTCCCTTAGCTTTTAGGTTTTCTACCTGGTCTTTCATTAAGGCCACCAAAGGCGAAACCACAATGCAAATGCCTTCTTGCATCATGGCGGGCACTTGGAAACATACCGATTTTCCTCCGCCAGTTGGCAATAAAGCTAAAGTATCTTTCTTATTGATAACCGAATGCACAATCTCTTCCTGCAACGGACGAAAGACATCAAATCCCCAATATTTCTTTAAAACCTCTGTTGCAGTCATATAAAAGCTAGGTTCAAAACTATGAAACGAACACCGCTTTTCAAAAAGAGTTTTAGCCACAGATGCACAGATTTCTCTTTTTTATCATCAGTATCAAATTAAATGTTATCTGTGCATCTGTGGCAAGAAATAGCTAAATTGCAACCTTTAGTTGTTAAGATAAAATTAGAATGAAGAAGTACATATTTGCCTCAGCACTGTTATTTACCTTAAATTCCGTTTCAGCACAAGACAAACAAGAAACCCCAAAATGGGATGTCGAAAAATTTAAAGGAACTACTAAAAATTTCAGCATCACTACCAACGAAGGCACTTGGATGAACCTAGATGTTAGTCCAGATGGTAAAGAGATTGTTTTTGATCTATTGGGCGATATTTACGTGATGCCAATTACAGGTGGAACTGCAAAGCTGCTAAGTGGCGGTATTGCCTACGAAGTTCAACCTCGTTTTAGTCCTAACGGGAAATACATTTCTTTTACGAGTGATAGAAGTGGCGCCGATAACATCTGGATTATGGATAGACAAGGCGGCAACAAAAAGCAAATCACGAAGGAAACTTTCAGGTTGCTAAACAATGCTACTTGGATGCCAAACAGTGACTATTTAATCGCTAGAAAACATTTTACAGCTTCTCGTTCTTTAGGTGCTGGCGAAATGTGGATGTACAGCATTTATGGTGGCGATGGCGTACAGTTAACTAAACGTAAGAACGACCAACAAGATGCTGGCGAACCAAATGTATCGCCAGATGGGAAATACGTTTATTTTAGTGAAGATGTTTCTCCAGGCCCTACATTTCAGTACAGCAAAGATCCAAACGGACTGATTTATGCCATCCGCCAGTTAGATCTAAATACTGGAAAATTGACAAATCTAATTGCTGAAGATGGTGGTTCTGTACGTCCGCAAGTATCTCCTGATGGCAATTTTATGGCCTATGTTAAAAGGGTAAGATTAAAATCTGCATTGTATATACATAACTTAAAAACTGGCGAAGAATACCAATTATATGATGATTTAACCAAAGACCAACAAGAAACCTGGGCTATTTTTGGCGTTTATCCCAACTTTGCTTGGACACCCGACAGCAAAAAAATCATTTTTTATGCTAAAGGAAAAATTAAACAGATAGAACTCAGCAATTTGTATGTAAGCGATATTCTTTTTGAAGTAACCAGTAACCAAACTGTACAAGAAGCATTACATTTTGACCAGCAGGTTTACACACCCGAATTTACGGCAAAAATGTTGAGGCAATTGGTTACGTCGCCAGATGGTAAAATGGTAGTTTTTAATGCGGCTGGATATTTATACAAAAAAGAAATGCCAAACGGCACGCCAGAAAGGTTAACCAACGGTTTAGATTTCGAATTTGAACCTAAGTTTAGTCCAGATGGGAAATTTGTAGTTTATACCACTTGGAGCGATGAGTTTAAAGGTGCAATTAAACGCACCGATGTAAAAACCGGAAAAACGGTTAGTTTAACTGATGAAAAAGGCTATTACTACTCTCCTAGCTATTCGAACAAAGGCGATAAAATTGTATTTAGAAAAGGGGTTGGAAACGAAGTTTTAGGTTTAACTTATGGAAAAAACACAGGCATTTTCGTAATGTCGGCTAACGGTGGCACAA from Pedobacter sp. SL55 includes these protein-coding regions:
- a CDS encoding RecQ family ATP-dependent DNA helicase, whose amino-acid sequence is MTATEVLKKYWGFDVFRPLQEEIVHSVINKKDTLALLPTGGGKSVCFQVPAMMQEGICIVVSPLVALMKDQVENLKAKGIEAIAIYAGMGKREIDILLDNCIYGKIKFLYLSPERLLSELVRVRISYMNVNLIAIDEAHCISQWGYDFRPPYLKIAELREILPDVPVLALTATATPEVRTDIIEKLKLKNAQVFVKSFARKNLSYVVFNLDDKHKKLIDICKNVKGCGLVYVRNRRETAEVAMFLQRNQISADFYHAGLEKDIRFQKQEDWKKDKIRVMVATNAFGMGIDKPDVRFVVHLDLPESLEAYYQEAGRAGRDEKRAFGVLLTNRADQLILQAKYTDSFPSVEEIKKVYHYLGNYYQLAYGAGEGLSFEFDLADFCRRFNIGVIKTMAALKFLERDGYLVLSENIFMPSRLMFSVGHEDVYRFQIENAAFDPVIKTIQRSYGGAFDGYVNIKESDLSNRLKVSYNDIIAYLKKLQEYNIISYLPQTDKPQLQFITSRMDMLHLDVDAKFIQLRKEIQSTQIKAVLAYAANEICRSIQLLTYFGESKADKCGVCDVCLAEKKHEELAEYTDKIDFEISMVLQGGHFDLDDLVKSIQTGTDNDKIDRIRELLDAGKIKTDGKKYYL